One genomic window of Candidatus Zixiibacteriota bacterium includes the following:
- a CDS encoding serine hydroxymethyltransferase — protein MSYLKKTDPEIYDAMLKETERESDKLELIASENFVSEAVLEANGGVMTNKYAEGYPGKRYYGGCEFVDLAEDLARERAKKLFGCEHANVQPHSGSQANMAVYFTILEPGDKVMGLDLSHGGHLTHGHPLNFSGKLYQFHGYQVEKDTEVIDYDKLIAMAREIKPKLIVTGASAYPRILDFIKFREAADACGAYLMVDIAHIAGLVAAGLHPSPIPYADFVTTTTHKTLRGPRGGMVMCKEKYAADLDRTVMPGIQGGPLMHVIAAKAVAFKEALSDDFKAYQKRILENARIMSEELKGRGHHIVSGGTDTHLFLMSFIDRDYSGKKIERALDSAGITVNKNTVPFDTRKPLVTSGIRIGTPAITTRGMGLSEMKTIADFIDTAIENREDERVLEGIRGEVKTLCDKFPLYEERKK, from the coding sequence ATGTCTTATCTGAAAAAAACCGATCCCGAAATCTATGATGCGATGTTAAAAGAGACGGAACGGGAATCGGATAAACTGGAATTAATCGCCTCCGAAAATTTCGTATCCGAGGCGGTTCTGGAAGCTAATGGCGGCGTCATGACCAATAAGTACGCCGAAGGTTATCCGGGCAAGAGATATTATGGCGGTTGTGAATTCGTTGATCTGGCCGAGGATCTGGCCCGCGAAAGGGCCAAAAAGCTGTTTGGTTGCGAGCATGCCAATGTGCAGCCGCATTCCGGCTCCCAGGCGAATATGGCGGTATATTTTACAATTCTAGAACCGGGTGATAAGGTGATGGGACTTGATCTGTCTCATGGCGGACATCTGACACATGGTCATCCGCTCAATTTTTCGGGCAAACTGTATCAGTTTCACGGATACCAGGTGGAGAAGGATACCGAGGTTATCGATTATGATAAATTAATCGCCATGGCCAGAGAGATCAAGCCAAAATTAATCGTGACCGGGGCCTCGGCCTATCCGAGAATACTGGACTTTATAAAATTTCGAGAGGCGGCCGACGCCTGCGGCGCCTATTTGATGGTTGATATTGCCCATATCGCCGGACTGGTGGCGGCCGGTTTACATCCGTCGCCGATTCCCTATGCCGATTTTGTCACCACCACCACTCATAAAACCCTTCGAGGGCCGCGCGGCGGGATGGTCATGTGCAAAGAAAAGTATGCCGCCGATCTTGATCGTACCGTGATGCCGGGTATTCAGGGCGGGCCATTGATGCATGTTATCGCCGCCAAAGCGGTGGCTTTCAAGGAGGCTCTGTCCGATGATTTCAAGGCATACCAGAAACGAATTCTGGAAAACGCCAGAATTATGTCGGAAGAATTGAAGGGCAGGGGACATCACATTGTCTCAGGCGGAACCGATACCCATCTGTTTTTAATGTCTTTCATTGATCGCGATTATTCGGGAAAGAAAATTGAAAGGGCTTTGGATAGCGCCGGGATTACGGTGAACAAAAATACGGTGCCGTTTGATACTCGAAAGCCGCTGGTAACATCGGGGATTCGGATCGGAACCCCGGCTATTACAACCCGGGGGATGGGGCTGTCCGAAATGAAAACTATCGCCGATTTTATTGATACGGCTATTGAGAACAGGGAAGATGAAAGGGTTCTCGAAGGGATCCGCGGTGAGGTCAAAACCTTGTGTGATAAATTCCCGCTATACGAAGAGCGTAAAAAATAA
- a CDS encoding SAM-dependent chlorinase/fluorinase, with product MAIVNTKSPVITLTTDFGWRDNYAGIVRGVITGLNPLARIIDISHASPVFNIEAGKYLIETSYGNFPSGTIHVGIIDPTVGTKRKAILIETEDYFFIGPDNGLFSFLATDSILRIISLTAGKYHLRPTSATFHGRDIFAPVAGYLSLGVMPDEFGRKLPKLIRLKERRYTKRGGQLIGRIIYVDHFGNLVTSFRQTDLPESRYSVYLNGHKIGALRETYDRAKKGRALCYINSFGYLEIAINWGSAADYFDINSDLSAKILIAPVICNA from the coding sequence TTGGCAATTGTAAATACAAAATCTCCGGTAATCACTCTGACCACCGATTTTGGCTGGCGGGATAATTATGCCGGGATTGTCAGGGGGGTAATAACAGGATTGAACCCTCTGGCAAGAATCATTGATATCAGTCACGCGAGCCCGGTTTTCAATATTGAAGCCGGTAAATATCTCATTGAAACATCATACGGCAATTTTCCTTCAGGGACAATCCATGTCGGAATTATTGATCCAACCGTCGGAACCAAAAGAAAGGCCATTCTGATAGAAACTGAGGATTATTTCTTTATTGGCCCCGACAATGGTCTTTTCTCATTTCTGGCAACGGATTCGATTCTCCGGATTATTTCTCTGACTGCCGGGAAATATCACCTGAGACCAACCTCTGCCACCTTTCATGGCCGTGATATTTTCGCCCCCGTGGCGGGCTATCTGTCGCTTGGAGTTATGCCTGATGAGTTTGGAAGGAAACTGCCGAAGTTAATCAGATTGAAGGAAAGGCGGTATACAAAAAGGGGGGGGCAGCTGATCGGACGGATTATATATGTCGATCATTTCGGGAATCTCGTGACCTCCTTTCGGCAGACGGATTTACCGGAAAGCAGATATTCGGTGTATTTAAATGGCCATAAAATCGGTGCCCTTCGGGAGACATATGACCGGGCGAAAAAGGGGCGGGCGTTGTGTTATATCAATTCCTTCGGTTATCTCGAAATCGCGATAAATTGGGGCTCGGCGGCCGACTATTTTGATATCAACTCTGATCTATCGGCCAAGATTTTAATTGCGCCGGTTATTTGCAACGCGTAA
- a CDS encoding SpoIIE family protein phosphatase codes for MTLPISTEDEIFDLESKLEKTRLKLLDLTTMGALITSILNLETILSVVMEMSIRTVDGEVGLIQLEENGELVSKITWGVDDTVIRNIIYRDDKNVADYCFIRQEPVVMSDFGHNTDLGPNLTSLLALPIKSRSQCHGVIVIINKTTDELFTDEDQKNLEMLINFAAVAIDNSILLKESLQKQKIEQELTIARQIQETILPNSAIKIKGVDIGRLYRPARSVGGDFYDIVKLSDSEFVIIVGDVSNKGIPAAMLMAASIAIIRCELMKCPDISPGTLMNNLNNVLCSRIIKSHDMFVTMFIAHINLDSREIVYCNAGHLPPLFWDSGRREISEWRPGGTFVGQFPDMQFKEDTMVFNPGDRFLAFTDGITEAEDINGRQFGTERLKRMFLREIDMSAEKFCSHVRDQVDRFTEGAGEEPFDDLTLLAIRMLRDDQK; via the coding sequence ATGACATTGCCAATATCTACTGAAGATGAAATTTTCGACCTCGAAAGCAAGCTTGAAAAAACCAGATTAAAACTGCTTGATTTGACCACTATGGGGGCTCTTATCACCTCGATTTTGAACCTTGAAACAATCTTATCGGTGGTGATGGAAATGTCTATCAGGACGGTCGATGGTGAAGTTGGTCTGATTCAGCTCGAAGAAAACGGCGAACTTGTTTCTAAAATAACCTGGGGCGTGGATGATACGGTTATCAGGAATATTATTTATCGCGACGACAAAAATGTCGCCGATTACTGCTTTATCCGGCAGGAACCGGTAGTCATGAGTGATTTCGGTCATAATACGGATCTTGGGCCGAATCTGACCAGTCTTCTGGCTCTTCCCATAAAATCACGATCCCAGTGTCATGGCGTTATCGTCATCATTAATAAAACCACCGATGAGTTATTTACCGATGAGGATCAAAAAAATCTGGAAATGCTGATTAATTTCGCGGCCGTCGCGATAGATAATTCCATTCTCTTGAAAGAGTCTTTGCAGAAACAGAAAATCGAACAGGAGTTGACTATCGCCCGACAGATACAGGAAACCATATTGCCCAACAGCGCCATTAAAATAAAAGGTGTGGACATTGGACGATTGTATCGACCGGCCCGTTCGGTCGGGGGCGATTTCTATGATATTGTTAAACTCAGTGACAGCGAATTCGTGATAATTGTCGGCGATGTGTCCAATAAGGGAATACCGGCGGCCATGCTTATGGCGGCCTCGATTGCGATTATTCGATGCGAATTGATGAAATGCCCTGATATCAGTCCGGGAACGCTGATGAATAATCTGAATAATGTACTTTGCAGTCGAATAATCAAAAGCCATGATATGTTTGTGACGATGTTTATCGCTCATATTAATCTTGACAGTCGGGAAATAGTTTATTGTAATGCCGGGCACCTGCCGCCGCTATTCTGGGATTCGGGGCGGCGCGAAATATCGGAATGGCGTCCCGGTGGCACTTTCGTGGGCCAGTTTCCGGATATGCAGTTTAAAGAAGACACCATGGTCTTTAATCCGGGGGATCGTTTTCTGGCCTTCACCGATGGGATTACCGAAGCAGAGGATATTAATGGACGTCAGTTTGGGACGGAACGTCTCAAGCGGATGTTTTTACGTGAAATAGATATGTCGGCGGAGAAATTTTGCAGCCATGTAAGGGACCAGGTGGACCGTTTTACCGAAGGTGCGGGAGAAGAGCCCTTTGATGATTTGACATTGCTGGCAATCAGAATGTTGCGGGATGATCAAAAATGA
- a CDS encoding DNA-binding protein: MKYRPVEDGYLVLLERGENILESLRGFVKQHHIQAGIISGVGAVTEATLGIYDSEQKEFVTKTFMDELEVGHLSANISYPPDSDEPFIHCHMVVSDRSLSAFTGHLVEATVLLTLEVYIRTLKDKITRTQDPKRNIGHWQL, encoded by the coding sequence ATGAAGTACCGGCCGGTTGAGGATGGGTATCTGGTTCTTCTGGAAAGGGGCGAAAACATCCTGGAATCACTCCGGGGTTTCGTTAAGCAACATCATATACAGGCGGGTATTATCTCAGGAGTCGGGGCGGTTACCGAGGCGACTCTGGGAATCTATGATTCGGAACAGAAGGAATTCGTCACCAAAACCTTCATGGATGAACTCGAGGTAGGCCATTTAAGCGCCAATATATCCTACCCGCCGGATAGTGATGAGCCGTTTATTCACTGTCATATGGTCGTATCCGACCGTTCTTTGAGCGCCTTTACCGGTCATTTAGTTGAAGCCACCGTGCTACTTACGCTTGAAGTTTATATTAGAACTTTAAAAGATAAAATCACCCGGACACAGGATCCGAAAAGAAATATCGGCCATTGGCAATTGTAA
- the tatC gene encoding twin-arginine translocase subunit TatC: MADNQKSDTSEEVVKKSSMPFLEHIEELRRRLIWSLVAIGVMTCISFGFAQYVYEFITAPLGDTKLHFTEITGSFYAYLKISLITGIFAALPIVFYQLWKFIGPGLYKKEKKTILPMAFYSTGLFLAGAAFCFFVVLPFALDFLIHYGEGEMTPIITVSSYISFAGMLLLAFGLAFQLPVVGYFLGRIGVITGKGLGRIRPYALVAILIVAAILTPPDVFSQLLLAVPLYILYEITIIIVKISGSKK; encoded by the coding sequence ATGGCGGATAACCAAAAATCGGATACTTCGGAAGAAGTCGTTAAAAAATCCAGTATGCCATTTTTGGAGCATATTGAGGAGTTACGCCGGCGGCTGATTTGGTCCCTGGTCGCCATCGGCGTGATGACCTGCATTTCATTTGGATTTGCCCAATATGTATATGAATTTATAACCGCCCCATTGGGTGATACCAAATTGCATTTCACGGAAATCACCGGGTCTTTTTACGCCTATCTGAAAATTTCGCTTATCACCGGCATCTTTGCCGCATTACCGATAGTCTTTTACCAGCTTTGGAAATTTATTGGTCCGGGATTATATAAAAAGGAAAAGAAAACGATTCTGCCGATGGCTTTCTATTCTACCGGCCTTTTTCTGGCCGGGGCGGCTTTTTGTTTTTTTGTGGTATTGCCGTTTGCGCTTGATTTTCTGATTCACTACGGGGAAGGGGAGATGACCCCGATTATAACCGTGTCCAGCTATATTTCATTCGCCGGGATGCTTCTTTTGGCTTTTGGGCTGGCCTTTCAATTACCCGTGGTCGGTTATTTTCTGGGGCGAATCGGTGTTATTACGGGGAAAGGGCTGGGTCGTATTCGGCCCTATGCTCTGGTTGCCATATTAATAGTGGCCGCTATATTGACCCCGCCCGACGTTTTTTCTCAATTGTTGCTGGCGGTGCCGCTGTATATTCTTTATGAAATCACCATTATTATCGTTAAAATAAGCGGCAGTAAAAAATAA
- the menA gene encoding 1,4-dihydroxy-2-naphthoate octaprenyltransferase, whose protein sequence is MNVIKKWITAARTPFFTGIGIPIIFGAALAYYQVGEFQWMLFFITLTGGIFAHAAANMANDYFDHKSTDDDINENYTPFSGGSRVIQKKILKPGSVLTAALVCWGMALAAGIYLTMMTPGYWIIALAVMGFIGGFFYTASRYAFSYNRIGELAILINFGILPVMGSYYVQTGQFTWLSFWSSLPIGFLITAILYINQYPDYLADKSVGKNHLVVTLGKKRARYGYYFLIFGNYAIIILAVAFARLTPYALLALLSLPIALKTVRLFSREFDKIAELIPAQAGTIQVHLVTGLLMAIGCVAGALI, encoded by the coding sequence ATGAATGTAATAAAAAAATGGATCACGGCGGCTCGGACGCCATTCTTTACCGGAATCGGTATCCCTATAATTTTCGGTGCGGCTCTGGCCTATTATCAAGTCGGAGAATTCCAATGGATGTTGTTTTTTATCACCTTGACCGGGGGGATTTTTGCCCATGCCGCCGCCAATATGGCCAATGATTATTTCGATCATAAATCCACCGATGATGATATAAATGAAAACTACACTCCGTTTTCGGGCGGATCCCGGGTGATTCAAAAGAAGATATTAAAACCGGGATCGGTTCTGACCGCGGCACTTGTATGCTGGGGGATGGCTCTGGCGGCCGGGATTTATCTGACCATGATGACACCGGGTTATTGGATTATTGCCCTGGCTGTAATGGGTTTTATCGGTGGTTTCTTTTATACCGCATCCAGGTACGCCTTTTCATACAACCGAATCGGCGAACTGGCTATCCTGATCAATTTCGGGATACTGCCTGTTATGGGTTCTTACTACGTGCAAACAGGACAATTCACGTGGTTGTCATTCTGGTCATCGCTTCCAATAGGTTTCTTAATTACGGCCATTTTATATATCAATCAATATCCTGACTATTTGGCTGATAAATCTGTCGGCAAGAATCACCTGGTGGTCACGCTGGGCAAGAAAAGGGCCCGGTACGGTTACTATTTTCTGATTTTCGGCAACTATGCCATCATTATTCTGGCAGTGGCTTTTGCCCGATTAACGCCATATGCATTATTGGCCCTGTTGAGCCTTCCGATAGCCCTGAAAACGGTTCGTTTGTTTTCGAGGGAATTCGATAAGATTGCGGAATTGATCCCGGCTCAGGCCGGTACGATTCAGGTTCATTTGGTAACCGGGTTGCTGATGGCCATCGGCTGTGTAGCGGGAGCATTGATTTAA
- a CDS encoding MTH1187 family thiamine-binding protein codes for MLIQFSMFPAGNKESASAEVAKIIDLIDKSGLPYKTSAMSTVIEGEWNEIIKLINKCRLRLRRNNNRIYMVLTMDDRKQARKRLMGKIDSLEKRLKRKINS; via the coding sequence ATGCTGATTCAGTTTTCCATGTTTCCGGCAGGCAATAAGGAGTCGGCCTCGGCCGAGGTTGCCAAAATCATTGATTTGATCGACAAATCCGGTCTTCCCTATAAAACCTCAGCCATGTCAACCGTGATTGAGGGCGAATGGAATGAAATAATTAAATTAATTAATAAATGTCGGCTGCGTTTAAGACGAAATAATAATAGAATCTACATGGTCCTGACCATGGATGACCGGAAACAGGCCAGAAAACGTCTGATGGGGAAAATAGATTCGCTTGAAAAACGGCTTAAAAGGAAAATTAATTCGTAA
- a CDS encoding anti-sigma factor antagonist (This anti-anti-sigma factor, or anti-sigma factor antagonist, belongs to a family that includes characterized members SpoIIAA, RsbV, RsfA, and RsfB.), which yields MKKVFNYPSCLESESRMYQDVKGTLSLAGLPKTLLYKIILAISEGFTNALIHGNKYNREKSIQISITINKRLVIADIMDEGAGNIEILRSRKAPDLFQEGGRGVDLMESLADEIRFEKGQNDSGLKISMIFDRSKYISDDYSLSDMEDKMEFRKKDAGSTTVISMSGRLDLSNGGKLKEEIKNLLTSGKISIHLNLGEVEFVNSSGLGALVSMMKEIRIHRGRLTLSNLADYVQEIFDITQLSHIFEIYNSEEEALKSYSEITV from the coding sequence ATGAAAAAGGTGTTCAATTATCCATCATGTCTGGAATCCGAAAGCCGGATGTATCAGGATGTCAAAGGGACACTTTCCCTGGCTGGCCTTCCCAAAACGTTATTGTACAAAATCATACTGGCCATATCCGAAGGCTTTACCAACGCTCTGATCCACGGCAATAAGTATAATCGGGAGAAGTCCATCCAAATCTCGATTACCATTAATAAGCGCCTTGTTATTGCCGATATAATGGATGAAGGAGCGGGAAATATTGAAATTCTCAGGTCAAGAAAGGCTCCGGATTTATTTCAGGAGGGGGGCCGCGGAGTCGATCTTATGGAATCATTGGCCGATGAAATTAGGTTTGAAAAAGGCCAGAATGACTCCGGTCTGAAAATCTCAATGATTTTTGACCGAAGCAAATATATAAGCGATGATTATTCATTATCAGATATGGAGGACAAGATGGAATTCCGGAAAAAAGACGCCGGCAGTACAACCGTTATCAGCATGTCAGGGCGTCTCGATTTAAGCAACGGAGGGAAATTGAAGGAGGAAATAAAAAACCTCCTGACCTCAGGGAAAATATCAATCCATCTCAATCTCGGTGAGGTTGAATTCGTCAATAGTTCCGGTCTGGGGGCTCTGGTCTCCATGATGAAAGAAATAAGGATTCATCGGGGCCGGTTGACCCTTTCCAATCTGGCTGATTATGTCCAGGAGATATTCGACATTACCCAGCTGTCGCATATTTTCGAAATCTATAACAGCGAAGAAGAAGCTCTTAAATCATATAGCGAAATAACGGTGTGA
- a CDS encoding divalent-cation tolerance protein CutA, translating into MSAFRVMLITVSVDKAEELSQKIVESRLAACVNIVDHVKSIYHWKGVIKKDAESMLIVKTTTKKVENLIRFIRENHSYEVPEVISLTVAEGNPDYLDWVDKETSQ; encoded by the coding sequence ATGTCCGCATTCAGAGTTATGCTTATTACCGTTTCGGTTGACAAGGCCGAGGAGCTTTCCCAGAAAATAGTCGAAAGCCGGCTGGCAGCATGTGTCAATATCGTTGATCACGTGAAATCCATTTATCACTGGAAGGGTGTAATTAAAAAAGACGCCGAAAGCATGCTTATTGTCAAGACGACCACCAAAAAGGTAGAAAACCTGATTCGTTTTATTCGGGAAAATCATTCATATGAGGTACCCGAAGTGATTTCACTGACTGTCGCCGAAGGAAATCCCGACTATCTTGACTGGGTCGATAAGGAGACCAGCCAATGA
- a CDS encoding DUF512 domain-containing protein has protein sequence MKITAVNPDSPLFGHIRPGYNLISVNGESVRDNIDCMYKLAEDIVELEIEDNTGYRQRFRFDYPEDIGLTFESDRIKRCRNTCIFCFIHQQPQGMRRSLYIKDDDYRLSFTHGNFISFSNITDNDISRIIEQRLSPLYISVHTTDDQLRRVMFGNRNLPPIMEQLRALTEKGIVFHTQVVICPGINDGIHLEKTINDLYSLCPGVATLGIVPVGLTRYRENLPQLRAFDAIGADLMIKYVHRRQREFFRRGGSRFVFAADEFYILAGHDFPGISEYEEMEQFENGIGMMRHFLTDFNRRKRFLKPGDRRYRLAILTGESAFTVLENRVKPDLKRKGFFADIIPIKNNFWGEKITVSGLLTGRDILKKAAQLRRNYDIAILPPNCLNNDNLFLDDLSLEGFRKESGLDIRTGKYSMIDTLNEVCQ, from the coding sequence ATGAAAATCACTGCTGTCAATCCCGATTCACCCCTGTTCGGTCATATTCGACCAGGTTATAATCTGATTTCGGTAAATGGCGAGTCGGTTCGGGATAATATCGACTGTATGTATAAACTGGCCGAAGATATTGTGGAACTGGAAATCGAAGATAATACGGGATATAGACAGCGATTCCGATTTGATTATCCCGAAGATATCGGTCTGACCTTTGAATCCGATCGTATTAAACGATGCCGGAATACCTGCATTTTTTGTTTTATCCACCAGCAACCCCAAGGGATGCGGCGCTCGTTATATATCAAGGATGATGATTATCGACTTTCATTCACGCACGGCAATTTTATTTCGTTTTCCAATATTACTGATAATGATATCTCGAGGATTATCGAGCAGCGTCTTTCACCGCTCTATATTTCGGTTCATACGACTGATGATCAATTACGCCGGGTCATGTTCGGTAATCGTAATCTTCCTCCCATAATGGAACAACTCAGGGCGCTGACCGAAAAGGGAATTGTTTTCCATACCCAGGTGGTGATCTGTCCTGGAATCAACGATGGAATTCATCTGGAGAAAACGATAAATGATCTTTATTCATTATGCCCGGGGGTGGCGACCCTGGGTATTGTTCCGGTCGGATTAACCCGTTACAGGGAAAACCTCCCGCAACTGAGAGCCTTTGATGCTATTGGCGCGGATCTCATGATAAAATATGTTCATCGGCGGCAGAGGGAGTTTTTCAGAAGGGGAGGGTCACGTTTTGTTTTTGCCGCTGATGAGTTCTATATTCTGGCTGGTCATGATTTCCCCGGAATCTCGGAGTACGAGGAGATGGAACAATTCGAAAACGGAATCGGTATGATGCGTCATTTCCTGACCGATTTTAACCGCCGCAAGCGTTTTCTGAAACCGGGCGACAGGAGATATCGTCTGGCCATTCTGACCGGGGAATCGGCCTTTACGGTTCTTGAGAATCGAGTCAAGCCTGATTTAAAAAGAAAAGGATTTTTTGCTGATATCATTCCGATAAAAAATAATTTCTGGGGCGAAAAAATCACTGTCAGCGGTTTGTTGACCGGCCGCGATATTTTAAAAAAAGCCGCTCAGTTGCGCCGAAATTATGATATTGCCATCCTGCCTCCGAACTGCTTAAATAATGATAACCTCTTTCTGGATGATCTTTCACTGGAGGGTTTCCGGAAGGAATCGGGACTTGATATTAGAACGGGGAAATACAGCATGATTGATACTCTAAATGAGGTTTGCCAATGA
- the der gene encoding ribosome biogenesis GTPase Der produces the protein MSLPLVTLIGRPNVGKSSLFNRFLRKKIAIVDDTPGITRDRNYSLCEWRGKEFYLVDTGGMIPGSKSGINRLVLEQSEISIDQADLVVLIVDCQAGADEIDEQIATRLQRAGKNVILLANKADSDSGELDIYEFMRLGLGEPLPISATGGRNIGEALDAIVDALPETDQQAEEASAIRIAVIGKPNVGKSLFINRLIGEERVIVSPVAGTTRDAVDTPFTLDGRKYVLIDTAGLRRKSKVTEAVEYFTTLRTLRAIEGCHVAVVLVDAQEGLSVQDLKVIEDAVEARRGLVLAVNKWDLVEKDHRTADIFTSQIKEFARTIAYLPIIYISALTGQRVIKTIDLVDRVYENWERRIPTPELNTLLEEIVQKQPPAAVQGKYVKLFYVTQPDIRPPTFIFFCNYPQSLQKSYLRYIENQIRSRYDFEGIPIRIKFRKK, from the coding sequence ATGAGTCTTCCTCTGGTAACATTGATCGGACGCCCGAATGTCGGAAAATCATCGCTGTTTAACCGTTTTTTAAGAAAGAAAATCGCCATTGTCGATGATACCCCGGGTATTACGCGCGATCGTAATTATTCGCTGTGTGAATGGCGGGGGAAGGAGTTCTATCTGGTTGACACCGGAGGAATGATCCCGGGCAGTAAAAGCGGGATTAATCGTCTGGTTCTCGAACAATCCGAAATAAGTATCGACCAGGCCGACCTTGTTGTTCTGATTGTGGATTGTCAAGCCGGCGCTGATGAAATTGATGAGCAGATTGCCACCCGTCTGCAACGGGCCGGCAAAAATGTCATCCTCCTGGCCAATAAAGCCGACAGCGATAGCGGCGAACTGGATATATATGAATTCATGAGGCTCGGGCTGGGAGAACCACTCCCGATTTCAGCCACGGGAGGGAGAAATATCGGCGAGGCCCTCGACGCTATCGTGGATGCTTTGCCGGAGACCGATCAACAGGCAGAGGAAGCTTCGGCCATAAGAATTGCTGTTATCGGCAAACCGAATGTCGGGAAATCTCTTTTCATCAACCGCCTGATCGGGGAGGAGAGAGTGATTGTCTCGCCCGTGGCCGGAACCACCCGGGATGCGGTCGATACTCCCTTTACCCTTGACGGCCGTAAATATGTTCTGATCGATACGGCCGGATTGAGGAGAAAATCCAAAGTAACCGAGGCGGTTGAATATTTTACCACCCTGAGAACTCTGCGAGCCATCGAAGGATGCCATGTGGCGGTGGTGCTGGTAGACGCTCAGGAGGGTCTCTCGGTCCAGGATTTGAAAGTTATTGAGGATGCGGTGGAAGCTCGCCGTGGGCTGGTCCTGGCGGTCAATAAATGGGATCTCGTGGAAAAGGATCATCGCACGGCCGATATTTTCACCTCGCAAATCAAAGAATTCGCTCGGACGATTGCCTATTTGCCCATCATATATATTTCAGCCCTGACCGGACAACGGGTGATCAAGACCATTGATCTGGTCGATCGGGTTTACGAAAACTGGGAAAGACGAATCCCGACCCCGGAACTGAATACACTTCTCGAGGAGATTGTCCAGAAACAGCCGCCGGCGGCCGTTCAGGGTAAGTACGTCAAACTTTTTTATGTCACCCAGCCCGATATCCGCCCCCCGACCTTTATTTTCTTCTGTAATTATCCTCAATCACTGCAAAAAAGCTATTTGCGCTATATCGAGAATCAGATTCGAAGTCGCTATGATTTCGAGGGTATACCCATCAGGATAAAGTTTCGCAAAAAATAA
- the nrdR gene encoding transcriptional repressor NrdR, with protein MKCPFCGHEEDKVVDSRSAQDGRAVRRRRECLKCKERFTTYEYIENVVLTVTKSDNRREPFDRQKIIQGIKLACNKRPVSQKKIEAMVDEIEARLQERSKSEVTSKYIGELVMEKLKETDEIAYVRFASVYRKFQDKTEFLEELKKLLS; from the coding sequence ATGAAATGTCCTTTCTGCGGACATGAGGAAGATAAGGTGGTTGATTCCCGGAGCGCCCAGGACGGGCGGGCGGTCCGCCGCCGCCGCGAATGTCTTAAATGCAAAGAGCGATTTACCACTTATGAATATATCGAAAATGTCGTTCTGACTGTTACCAAATCGGATAACCGGCGGGAACCCTTTGACCGTCAGAAAATAATTCAGGGTATCAAATTGGCCTGCAACAAACGCCCGGTTTCACAGAAGAAAATTGAGGCGATGGTCGATGAGATCGAGGCGCGGCTACAGGAACGCTCCAAAAGCGAGGTGACCAGCAAGTATATCGGGGAACTGGTCATGGAAAAGCTCAAGGAGACTGATGAAATTGCCTATGTCCGATTCGCCTCGGTTTATCGTAAATTTCAGGACAAGACGGAATTTCTTGAGGAATTGAAGAAACTTCTGAGTTAG
- a CDS encoding cytidine/deoxycytidylate deaminase family protein produces the protein MSEHLNSRRPSWNEYFMRIAMLAASRSTCLRRQVGAVIVKNKKVLATGYNGAPSGLHHCLETGCLREKMGIPSGQRHELCRAIHAEQNAIIQAATSGISIEGGILYTTTFPCTLCAKMLINSGIREIYVAEGYPDDLSKEMMEEAGVVIHRLLINQPDKPIEDLIK, from the coding sequence ATGAGTGAACATTTGAATTCCCGGCGGCCGTCATGGAACGAGTATTTCATGCGGATCGCCATGCTGGCGGCGTCGCGATCAACCTGTCTTCGACGCCAGGTCGGGGCGGTTATTGTTAAGAACAAAAAAGTCCTGGCAACCGGCTATAACGGAGCTCCCTCGGGATTGCATCATTGTCTGGAAACCGGATGTTTGCGCGAGAAAATGGGGATCCCTTCCGGGCAAAGACATGAATTATGCCGGGCGATTCATGCCGAACAAAACGCCATTATCCAAGCCGCCACATCGGGCATCTCGATCGAAGGCGGTATTCTGTACACGACAACCTTTCCATGTACCCTGTGTGCCAAGATGCTGATAAATTCGGGAATACGGGAGATTTATGTGGCCGAGGGGTATCCCGATGATCTTTCAAAGGAGATGATGGAAGAGGCCGGGGTGGTAATTCATCGGTTGCTGATAAACCAGCCCGATAAACCGATTGAGGACCTGATCAAATGA